A genomic segment from Chitinophaga niabensis encodes:
- a CDS encoding LytR/AlgR family response regulator transcription factor: protein MKVVIFEDEVHNSERLIRLLQKCDQPIEVVAVIPSLSEGLKWMDQHNKVDLMLMDIQLSDGNCFELFKQANVKTPIIFTTAYDNFALQAFKVNSIDYLMKPIELQELKNALNKYEQLKPAQHNIDIARIADEFLKRDSARFIGRLNNQLIYVKAKDIAYLQFVKGVTYATTFTGEKMPLDYSLDQIEKMLDRNTFFRINRQFIIHIDAIKKIMTYYNSRLILQLQPQVDADVVISRERVVDFKSWLEGKDAGK from the coding sequence ATGAAAGTTGTTATATTTGAAGATGAGGTCCATAATTCGGAAAGGCTGATCCGCCTGTTGCAGAAATGCGATCAGCCGATAGAAGTGGTGGCTGTGATCCCTTCCCTGTCTGAAGGGCTCAAATGGATGGACCAGCATAACAAAGTAGACCTCATGCTGATGGACATCCAGTTATCAGACGGTAATTGCTTTGAGCTATTCAAGCAGGCCAATGTAAAAACACCTATTATCTTTACAACTGCTTACGACAACTTTGCCCTGCAGGCGTTTAAAGTGAACAGTATAGACTACCTGATGAAACCCATAGAACTGCAGGAACTTAAAAACGCACTCAATAAATACGAACAGCTGAAACCCGCACAGCACAATATCGATATTGCCCGGATCGCGGATGAGTTCCTGAAGCGGGATAGCGCCAGGTTCATTGGCCGGCTCAACAACCAGCTGATCTATGTGAAAGCAAAAGATATTGCCTACCTGCAATTTGTAAAAGGTGTTACTTATGCCACCACCTTTACCGGGGAAAAGATGCCCCTGGATTACTCTCTGGACCAGATCGAGAAAATGCTGGACAGGAATACCTTCTTCCGCATCAACCGGCAATTCATTATCCATATAGATGCCATTAAAAAGATCATGACCTATTACAACAGCAGGCTGATCCTGCAATTACAACCACAGGTAGATGCAGATGTGGTGATCAGCAGGGAACGGGTAGTTGATTTCAAGAGCTGGCTGGAAGGAAAAGACGCAGGGAAGTAA
- a CDS encoding sensor histidine kinase: MTTSDKSIEQDLFKKNERIFSSKTFKYLARIVILYLFSIIFKSFDLSFIEDVHTSIFRSQLFSLLYVGLGLICWEGAIWLSRYVEKGVLKGYISNRLLVLCTAMLLYGLIPAFLFAFLYAMMDIMVFNRYEAWESFSAVSYNMIFGLYIFYVLILTVNGIIYYYKGLKEYQVQTERLKRENIQAQYDALRNQIDPHFFFNSLSVLTNLVYKSADLSADYITQLAKIYRYILDKKFENLVSIQTELDFLDSYLFLISIRHQNSIRFTAEIDEQIKAQGTIPPATLQMLIENAIKHNRFSANDPLLIHVKSEAGYLLVSNQVRKKNVPAISSGIGLDNIRKRYELASGRVIEIHRSDEVFIVKIPIITP, translated from the coding sequence ATGACCACATCCGATAAATCAATTGAGCAGGACCTGTTTAAAAAGAATGAAAGGATCTTTTCCAGCAAAACCTTCAAATATCTTGCAAGGATCGTCATCCTTTACCTGTTCAGTATTATCTTCAAGTCTTTCGATCTTTCCTTTATTGAGGATGTTCATACCAGCATCTTCAGGTCACAGCTCTTCAGCCTGCTGTACGTAGGCCTGGGGCTCATATGCTGGGAAGGCGCCATCTGGCTGAGCCGGTATGTGGAAAAGGGGGTGCTGAAAGGTTATATCTCCAACCGCCTGCTGGTACTTTGCACCGCTATGCTGTTGTATGGCCTGATCCCTGCTTTCCTCTTCGCATTCCTCTATGCCATGATGGACATCATGGTGTTCAACCGTTACGAAGCCTGGGAAAGTTTCAGCGCCGTGAGCTACAACATGATCTTTGGCCTGTATATTTTCTATGTGCTCATCCTCACCGTCAATGGTATTATTTACTACTACAAGGGGCTTAAAGAATACCAGGTGCAAACGGAAAGATTAAAGCGCGAGAACATCCAGGCGCAATACGATGCGTTGAGGAACCAGATAGACCCGCACTTCTTCTTTAATTCCCTCAGCGTATTAACTAACCTGGTGTATAAAAGCGCCGATCTGTCTGCCGATTACATTACCCAACTGGCTAAGATCTACCGCTATATCCTGGATAAGAAGTTCGAGAACCTGGTATCTATTCAAACGGAACTGGATTTCCTGGATTCTTACCTCTTCCTGATCAGCATCCGGCACCAGAACAGTATCCGTTTTACTGCAGAGATAGATGAACAGATCAAAGCACAGGGCACCATCCCTCCTGCTACTTTACAAATGCTGATTGAGAATGCTATAAAACATAACCGCTTTTCCGCAAATGATCCTTTGCTGATCCATGTAAAAAGCGAAGCTGGCTACCTGCTGGTTTCCAACCAGGTAAGAAAGAAAAATGTGCCGGCCATATCATCCGGCATCGGGCTGGACAATATCCGGAAACGCTATGAGCTGGCCAGCGGCAGAGTGATAGAAATTCACAGATCAGATGAAGTGTTCATTGTAAAGATCCCCATAATAACACCATGA
- a CDS encoding NAD-dependent epimerase/dehydratase family protein — MNKVLVTGANGFLGSNLTRELFRLGYEVRIMIRYNADIKGISDIPCEVFFGDISNKHDVEQAVAGCNIVIHAASITDQWGITFEEYEKVNFTGTKNIVEASLSQKVDKFIYVSTANTMGPGSKDKPGNELSGFTLFHANSAYINTKYLAQQYVLEQVESNQLPAVIVNPTFMIGPNDIKPSSGKLVLYGLGKKILFYPPGGKNFVYIHDVCQGIVNAIDNGKMGNCYLLAGHNLSYREFFSSLNSISRETKIMIRIPAFILKLGGILGTIKERLTGRSSKLNYTSAYLLCLNNYYTGKKSENELMVRYTPVKDALRNALTWFKENNYY; from the coding sequence ATGAATAAAGTACTCGTTACGGGAGCAAATGGTTTCCTCGGGTCTAATCTTACAAGAGAATTATTCCGGCTGGGATATGAAGTCAGGATCATGATCCGTTACAATGCAGATATCAAAGGTATTTCAGATATCCCCTGCGAGGTTTTCTTCGGGGATATTTCCAATAAACATGATGTGGAACAAGCTGTAGCAGGCTGCAATATTGTCATTCATGCCGCTTCCATTACAGATCAGTGGGGTATTACTTTTGAAGAATATGAGAAAGTGAATTTCACGGGCACTAAAAACATAGTGGAGGCCAGCCTTTCCCAAAAGGTGGATAAATTCATTTACGTGAGTACTGCCAATACAATGGGGCCCGGCAGCAAAGATAAACCCGGTAATGAACTGAGCGGCTTTACACTTTTCCATGCCAACTCCGCCTACATCAACACCAAATACCTTGCGCAGCAATATGTACTGGAACAGGTGGAATCCAATCAGCTGCCGGCGGTGATCGTGAACCCTACTTTCATGATCGGCCCTAATGATATTAAACCCAGCTCCGGCAAGCTGGTACTTTATGGCCTGGGTAAAAAGATCCTGTTTTATCCGCCGGGAGGCAAGAATTTTGTTTATATTCACGATGTTTGCCAGGGCATTGTGAATGCGATCGATAACGGGAAAATGGGGAATTGTTATCTGCTGGCTGGTCATAATCTCAGCTACCGGGAATTTTTCTCCTCCCTCAACAGTATATCAAGGGAAACAAAGATCATGATCAGGATCCCTGCATTCATATTAAAACTGGGCGGCATTCTGGGTACCATCAAAGAAAGATTGACCGGCAGGAGCAGCAAACTGAATTATACCTCCGCTTACCTGTTATGCCTGAATAATTATTATACCGGTAAAAAATCAGAAAATGAATTAATGGTGCGGTACACACCTGTAAAAGATGCCCTGAGGAATGCATTAACCTGGTTTAAAGAAAACAATTACTATTGA
- a CDS encoding SDR family NAD(P)-dependent oxidoreductase, protein MNNEKYTLITGASSGLGKEFAVQCAKMGRNIILIALPGGCTPSLAENLANTYNVDVRIFEFDLTDSQELKKQITLILERFEIDFLINNAGVGGTSLITETSMEKIDQIMQLNVRSTVLITHMLIPHLLQHERSYIMNISSMAAFSPIAYKTVYPASKAFISSFSLGLREELSGTGVSVSVVYPGPIMTNSNTAQRIISQGIKGKMGLLSTAEIASTAIIGTITKYPTIIPGFINKLNHFLMSILPMELKLKMISRAVKKELI, encoded by the coding sequence ATGAACAACGAAAAATACACCCTGATCACAGGAGCCAGCTCCGGCCTTGGAAAAGAGTTTGCCGTACAATGCGCCAAAATGGGCAGAAATATCATCCTGATTGCCCTGCCCGGCGGTTGTACTCCTTCTCTCGCAGAAAACCTGGCCAATACTTACAATGTGGATGTACGCATCTTTGAATTTGATCTTACAGATTCCCAAGAACTGAAAAAACAGATCACGCTCATCCTGGAACGTTTTGAAATAGACTTCCTGATCAATAATGCCGGCGTAGGCGGTACTTCCCTGATCACAGAAACTTCCATGGAAAAGATAGATCAGATCATGCAGCTCAATGTACGCAGCACGGTATTGATCACGCATATGCTGATCCCTCACCTGCTGCAGCATGAACGGAGTTATATCATGAACATCTCCAGCATGGCGGCCTTCTCACCCATTGCCTACAAAACAGTGTACCCCGCTTCCAAAGCCTTTATATCCTCCTTTTCTCTAGGCCTCCGGGAAGAACTTTCCGGCACAGGTGTTTCCGTTAGCGTAGTGTATCCCGGGCCTATTATGACCAATTCCAATACAGCACAGCGGATCATCTCACAGGGGATCAAAGGAAAAATGGGACTGCTGTCCACCGCTGAAATAGCCAGTACTGCCATCATCGGTACGATCACAAAATATCCAACCATCATTCCCGGATTTATAAATAAGCTCAACCACTTCCTGATGAGCATACTGCCCATGGAACTAAAGCTGAAAATGATCTCAAGGGCTGTAAAAAAAGAACTGATATGA
- a CDS encoding START domain-containing protein yields MLSLVFSRMLFAHTTSEEEFKLVRTDKGISLYERWIPNAEDEKVREIKATFVVRADLAGISRLMTSPAMGTDWNVNAKEYNVIPTTTENTWITYIKYSIPWPFEDQDCCLLYHLRKEEQYAEITFESTAHSRFPVYKNITRISGAKGKWMLQDMGNGNMRVTYLISTNRSKKVPRWISDPIVQGNLIETMTRFKTLAEKNK; encoded by the coding sequence ATGCTGAGTTTAGTTTTCTCCCGGATGCTTTTTGCTCATACAACAAGCGAAGAGGAATTCAAACTCGTAAGAACAGATAAAGGGATCTCTCTGTATGAACGCTGGATACCCAATGCAGAAGATGAAAAGGTGCGCGAAATAAAAGCCACTTTCGTTGTGCGGGCAGATCTGGCCGGCATCTCCAGGTTAATGACCAGCCCTGCCATGGGTACCGACTGGAATGTGAATGCCAAAGAATATAATGTAATACCCACCACTACAGAGAACACCTGGATCACTTATATCAAATACAGTATCCCATGGCCTTTTGAAGACCAGGATTGCTGCCTGTTATATCATTTGCGAAAAGAAGAACAATATGCAGAGATCACTTTCGAAAGTACCGCTCACAGCAGGTTCCCTGTTTACAAGAACATCACCCGCATTTCAGGCGCCAAAGGCAAATGGATGCTGCAGGACATGGGAAATGGCAACATGCGCGTCACCTACCTCATCTCTACCAACCGCAGTAAAAAGGTGCCCCGCTGGATCTCTGATCCTATTGTACAGGGCAACCTCATAGAAACCATGACAAGATTTAAAACGCTCGCAGAGAAAAACAAATGA
- a CDS encoding YhcH/YjgK/YiaL family protein, producing MILDTLENAHRYYGLGEKFIKAFEYLAQTDFTTLAKGKYEIDGKNIFAIVNEYETIDPSGEKMESHRKYIDVQYIVSGAELIGHDFMQEKQPSKAYSEEDDYMLFAEKPSFFSLLAQDHFAIFFPTDLHMPNLRVDVPGPVKKVVIKISVN from the coding sequence ATGATACTAGATACGTTAGAGAATGCTCACCGCTATTATGGGTTGGGCGAGAAGTTCATCAAAGCCTTTGAATACCTGGCCCAGACAGATTTTACCACGTTAGCAAAAGGGAAATACGAAATTGACGGGAAGAACATCTTTGCTATTGTCAATGAATATGAAACCATAGACCCATCCGGGGAGAAAATGGAATCCCACAGGAAATATATTGATGTGCAGTACATTGTAAGCGGGGCTGAACTGATAGGGCACGACTTTATGCAGGAGAAACAGCCTTCCAAAGCTTACAGCGAAGAAGACGACTATATGTTGTTTGCAGAAAAACCTTCTTTCTTTTCCCTGCTGGCACAGGATCACTTTGCTATCTTTTTCCCTACAGACCTGCATATGCCTAACCTGCGTGTAGACGTTCCCGGGCCTGTGAAGAAAGTAGTGATCAAGATCAGCGTGAACTAA
- a CDS encoding helix-turn-helix transcriptional regulator, protein MNNNPAENEKAIWLLKTRGPQPLTAIAIELGITVEGARFQLLKLANEGLVQATTESKGRGRPQQIWGLTSAGHARFPDTHAELTVKILNTMRDTLGQAAIQTVIDANEKIGILKYKADLKGLTDLESKVRQLAEVRNREGYMAEYKKEDDGYLLIENHCPICAAATVCQGFCQSELNTFKTVLGKNAHIKRVDHILAGARRCAYRITGS, encoded by the coding sequence ATGAATAATAATCCGGCAGAAAATGAAAAGGCCATATGGCTGTTGAAAACGAGGGGACCACAACCGCTGACCGCTATTGCTATAGAGCTAGGCATCACGGTGGAGGGGGCGCGTTTCCAGTTATTGAAGCTCGCCAACGAAGGGCTGGTGCAGGCTACCACGGAATCGAAAGGAAGGGGGCGCCCGCAGCAGATCTGGGGTTTGACCAGTGCAGGGCATGCCAGGTTCCCTGATACGCATGCGGAACTGACGGTGAAGATCCTGAACACCATGCGGGATACATTGGGCCAGGCAGCTATTCAAACCGTGATCGATGCCAATGAGAAGATCGGCATCCTTAAATACAAAGCAGACCTGAAAGGATTAACGGACCTGGAAAGCAAGGTGCGGCAGCTTGCAGAGGTCCGTAACCGGGAAGGTTATATGGCCGAATATAAAAAGGAAGACGATGGTTATCTGCTGATAGAAAACCATTGCCCTATTTGCGCAGCTGCTACCGTATGTCAGGGATTCTGCCAGTCTGAATTGAATACCTTCAAAACAGTATTGGGCAAAAATGCACACATTAAAAGGGTAGACCATATCCTGGCCGGTGCCCGCAGATGTGCCTACAGGATCACAGGGTCTTAG